A DNA window from Streptomyces parvus contains the following coding sequences:
- the yvcK gene encoding uridine diphosphate-N-acetylglucosamine-binding protein YvcK: MTGRNLRMRRLSRATSALSGRKRGAQPKVVALGGGMGLSASLTALRRITGDLTAVVTVADDGGSSGRLREELGVLPPGDLRKALAALCGDDDWGRTWSQVVQHRFESKGDLHGHAVGNLLIVALWEQLGDHVQALDLVGKLLGAHGRVLPMSAVPLELQALVKGHDPDLPDAIVTVRGQATVALTPGEVQSVHVVPPDPPAVPEAVAAVLDADWVVLGPGSWFSSVIPHLLVPELLDALVTTKARKVLSLNLAPQPGETEGFSPQRHLEVLGRHAPKLALDVVLADEAAVPDRESLDDAAQRLGAAVELAPVASPDGVPVHDQELLAAAYDRIFRMHGRIGPWR; this comes from the coding sequence GTGACCGGACGCAATCTGCGGATGCGGCGCCTGAGCCGCGCCACATCGGCGCTCTCGGGCCGCAAGCGCGGTGCTCAGCCCAAGGTGGTCGCGCTCGGCGGCGGCATGGGTCTCTCGGCGTCCCTGACGGCGCTGCGCCGGATCACCGGCGATCTCACGGCCGTGGTCACCGTCGCCGACGACGGCGGCTCCAGCGGCCGGCTGCGCGAGGAGCTGGGCGTGCTGCCGCCCGGCGACCTCCGCAAGGCGCTCGCCGCGCTGTGCGGGGACGACGACTGGGGCCGTACCTGGTCCCAGGTGGTCCAGCACCGGTTCGAGTCCAAGGGCGACCTGCACGGGCACGCGGTCGGCAACCTGCTGATCGTGGCGCTCTGGGAGCAGCTCGGGGACCATGTCCAGGCGCTCGACCTGGTCGGCAAGCTGCTCGGCGCCCACGGCCGGGTGCTGCCGATGTCGGCGGTCCCGCTGGAGCTCCAGGCGCTGGTCAAGGGCCACGACCCCGACCTGCCCGACGCGATCGTCACCGTGCGCGGCCAGGCCACGGTGGCGCTCACCCCCGGCGAGGTGCAGTCCGTGCACGTGGTCCCGCCCGACCCGCCGGCCGTCCCGGAGGCCGTCGCCGCGGTCCTGGACGCCGACTGGGTGGTTCTCGGCCCGGGCTCCTGGTTCTCCTCGGTGATCCCGCACCTGCTCGTGCCGGAACTGCTCGACGCCCTGGTCACCACGAAAGCCCGCAAGGTCCTCTCGCTGAACCTCGCGCCCCAGCCCGGCGAAACAGAAGGCTTCTCACCGCAGCGTCATTTGGAGGTTTTGGGGCGACACGCCCCTAAACTCGCCTTGGACGTGGTGCTGGCCGACGAGGCCGCCGTGCCTGACCGTGAGTCCCTCGACGACGCCGCCCAGCGGCTCGGAGCGGCGGTCGAGCTGGCGCCGGTGGCATCGCCCGACGGCGTTCCGGTCCATGATCAGGAGCTGTTGGCCGCCGCGTACGACCGTATTTTTCGGATGCATGGAAGGATCGGCCCATGGCGATGA
- the rapZ gene encoding RNase adapter RapZ has protein sequence MTENSHETAQNTADRAGRADGAADVSTNTPNETGDAAIPELVIISGMSGAGRSTAAKCLEDLGWFVVDNLPPALIPTMVELGARSQGNVARIAVVVDVRGRRFFDNLRESLADLEAKHVTRRIVFLESSDDALVRRFESVRRPHPLQGDGRIVDGIAAERDLLRELRGDADLVIDTSSLNVHELRAKMDAQFAGESEPELRATVMSFGYKYGLPVDADLVVDCRFLPNPHWVPELRPFTGVNEEVSDYVFDQPGAKEFLNQYTELLQLIAAGYRREGKRYVTIAVGCTGGKHRSVAMSEKLSARLAAEGIETVLVHRDMGRE, from the coding sequence ATGACCGAGAACAGCCACGAGACCGCACAGAACACCGCAGACCGAGCAGGCCGAGCAGACGGAGCAGCAGACGTGAGTACGAACACCCCGAACGAGACGGGTGACGCGGCCATCCCCGAGCTGGTGATCATCTCCGGGATGTCGGGCGCCGGCCGCAGCACCGCCGCCAAGTGTCTGGAGGACCTCGGCTGGTTCGTCGTCGACAACCTGCCGCCCGCGCTGATCCCCACCATGGTCGAGCTCGGCGCCCGCTCCCAGGGCAACGTGGCCCGGATCGCCGTCGTCGTCGACGTGCGAGGCCGGCGCTTCTTCGACAACCTCCGCGAATCCCTCGCGGACCTGGAGGCCAAGCACGTCACCCGGCGGATCGTCTTCCTGGAGTCCTCCGACGACGCCCTCGTGCGCCGATTCGAGTCCGTCCGCCGCCCGCACCCCCTCCAGGGCGACGGGCGCATCGTCGACGGCATCGCCGCCGAGCGCGACCTGCTGCGCGAGCTGCGCGGCGACGCCGACCTGGTCATCGACACCTCCAGCCTCAACGTGCACGAGCTGCGGGCCAAGATGGACGCCCAGTTCGCGGGCGAGTCCGAGCCGGAGCTGCGGGCCACGGTGATGTCCTTCGGCTACAAGTACGGCTTGCCCGTCGACGCCGACCTGGTCGTCGACTGCCGCTTCCTGCCCAACCCGCACTGGGTCCCCGAGCTGCGCCCCTTCACCGGCGTCAACGAGGAGGTGTCCGACTACGTCTTCGACCAGCCGGGCGCCAAGGAGTTCCTCAACCAGTACACCGAGCTGCTCCAGCTGATCGCCGCGGGCTACCGCCGCGAGGGCAAGCGGTACGTGACCATCGCCGTGGGCTGCACCGGGGGCAAGCACCGCTCCGTCGCCATGTCCGAGAAGCTCTCTGCCCGCCTCGCCGCCGAAGGCATCGAGACCGTCCTCGTGCACCGCGACATGGGGCGAGAGTGA